The window CCAGCCGGAGCCGAAGCCGTACCTGCGGGCCGGTGACGTCGTGGAGCTGGAGATCGAGGGCCTGGGCCGTCAGCGCCAGGAGTTCAAGAGCGCGTAACGGGGACGGATGCGGATACGGAAGGGGCGGGGCTGCCACCGGCAGCCCCGCCCCTTCCACCTGCGCGTGGTGTGCTCAGCCTTCAGCCCTCAGCCCTCTCAGCCCTCAGCCGACGGTTTCTCGTTGCCGGACTTGTCGTTCCCGGACTTATGGAACGATCACCGGCCTCGAATGCCCCGATTTTCAGGCCGAATCGGACACTGTGGCGGGAATCTCCACCACCACGCCCTCCTGGGACGACTTGCGGGCCGCCTCCAGTACGTCGAGGCAGTGCGCGGCCTCGTGTGCCGTGACCGGGTTGGGCCCGCCCTCGCGGAGGGCGGCGGCCACCATGGCGTAGTACGCCGGGTAGTCGCCCTGCTCGGTCGGCACCGGCGTTCCGCCGCCGGTCAGCGGGGACTCGCCCGAGCCCACCCGCCCCCACAGATGCGGGGGCTCCTCGCCCCAGGGCAGGTCCCCGTCCGGCCGCAGCCCCTCCTTGAGGGCGCCCTCCTGCGGGTCGAGGCCGTACTTGACGTAGCCGGCCCGCGATCCCAGGACGCGCAGCCGCGGTCCCAGCTGGGCGGTGGTCGCGCTGACGTAGAGGTGGGAGCGGATCCCGTTCGCGTGCGTGATGGCGAGGAAGGTGTCGTCGTCGGTCTCGGCGCCCGGGCGGCGGGCGTCGGTCTCCGCGTAGACCCGTACGGCCGGTCCGAACAGCACCAGGGCCTGGTCCACGACGTGGCTGCCGAGGTCGTACAGCAGACCGCCGACCTCCTCCGGGGCGCCCGACTCGCGCCAGCCGCCCTTCAGCTGCGGGCGCCAGCGCTCGAAGCGGGACTCGAAGCGCTGGATCTCGCCGAGGTCGTCTTCGGCGATGAGGCGGCGCAGGGTGAGGAAGTCGTTGTCCCAGCGGCGGTTCTGGAAGACGGAGAGGAACGTTCCGCTGCGGTCCGCGAGGGCGGCGAGCGCGCGGGCCTCGGCGGCGGTGGCGGCGATCGGCTTGTCCACGACCACGGGGATGCCGGCTTCGAGGGCGGTGGTCGCGAGCGGGACGTGCGTCTTGTTGGGGGAGGCGATCACGATCAGGTCGAGGTCCCGGTCCCACAGCTCGTCGGCGGTGGCGGCGATGTGGACGTCGGGGAACTCCGTGCGGGCCTGGGCCTGCCGGGTCGGGGCGGAGGTCACGACCGTGTCGAGGACGAGTCCGTCCGTGGCGGCCACGAGGGGGGCGTGGAAAATGGAACCGGCGAGTCCGTAGCCGATGAGGCCGACGCGGAGGGGTGCCGTGGGTGCCGTGGGTGCGGTGGGGGCGGTGCAGGCGGAGGGGGCGGAGGTGCTCATGGGACCACTTTGGCAACAGTGTTGCCGAAGTGCAAGGAAGGTGGACAATGGGCGGGTGAACAGGGGTAGCGGGGAGAGTCGTGGCGGGGCGAACCTGCCGGCGTTGCGCGGGTACAACGAGGCGCTGTTGCTCGACCTGCTGCGCGGCGCCGGACCGGTGGGCCTGGGGCGCACCGAACTCGCGGCGCGTACGGGGCTCACCCCGCAGGCCGTCAGCAAGATCACGGCACGGCTCGGCGCGGACGGGCTGGTCGCGGAGGCCGGCCGCGCGGCGTCCACGGGCGGCAAGCCGCGCACCCTGCTCCGGCTGATGCCGGACGTCCGTCACGCGGTCGGAGTGCACCTGGACCGCGACGGGCTCCGGGCGGTACGGGTGGACCTGGCGGGCCGCGTCGTCGCCGAGAGCAGTGGCCCGCTGGACTTCGGGGCCGGGCCGGAGGCGGCGGTGGAGGTGGTCGTACGGGCGGTCGCGCGGGTCGGAGACCCGGGCCGGACGCCGCTCCTGGGCGTCGGGGTGGTCGCACCGGGGCCGCTCGACCACCGGGCCGGGGTGATGGGGCGGGTGACGGGGTTCCCGAGCTGGAAGGGCTTTCCGCTGCGGGGGGTGCTGGAGGGGCGGCTGGGCCTGCCAGTGCTGCTGGACAAGGACACGAACGCCGGTGCGGCCGCGGCCGCCGGGGCGTGGCTCCGGGCCGCATGGCCGGATGCGGATGCGGATGCGGATGCGGATGCGGATGTCGGGCGTGACGCGGATGCCGGGCCGGATGCGGATGCGGATGTCGGCGGGCCCCACACCTGCGTGTACCTGCACGTCGGGACCGGGCTCGGCGCGGGGTTGTGGCTCGCCGGTGGGGTCTACCGGGGTGCCCGCTCGGCGGCCGGGGAGTTCGGCCACCAGGTGCTCCTGCTGGACGGCCCGCCGTGCCGGTGCGGGGCGCGGGGCTGTGTGGAGGTGCTGTGCCTGGCGGCGGTGGCTCGAGGTGATCTTCCCGAGGCGGCGCGGATCCTGGGGGAGGGTGCGGCCAACCTGGTCGCGCTGCTGGACGTGGACCGTGTGCTGCTCGGCGGGCGGGTGGTGGCGGCGGCGCCGGAGGTCTTCGTGGCCGGGGTTCGGGCCGTTCTCGCGACCCGTGCGCTGGACCCGGCGCGGCCTGTGGTCGGGCTGGCGGGGGCCGGTGTGGCGGAGGGGGCGGCGGAGCTGGTGCTGGCGTCTTTGTTCGGGCGTGCGGGTGGATGATGCCGGGCGTGAGGGTGCGGCGCCGTTGCCGGGAGCTCCGCCCCCGGGCCCCGCGCCTCAAACGCCGGCGGGGCTGAAAGATCGGGGCTCCGCCCCGGACCCCGCGCCTCAAACGCCGGCGGGGCTGAAAGATCGGGGCTCCGCCCCGGACCCCGCGCCTCAAACGCCGGCGGGGCTGAAAGATCGGGGCTCCGCCCCGGACCCCGCGCCTCAAACGCCGGCGAGGCTGGAGTGTGTGCGGCGGGGGCTGGAGGGTGTGCGGCGGGGCTGGAATGGGCCCGGCGGGTGGAGTGAGTGTGGTGGGTGGGTGTGCACGGGCATGAGTGACGGGCTTGACCCCTACACCGATCAGGCGTAAACCGGAACAACTCAGGCGTGGTGTGCGGTGAGAGGGTGCGGGTGCGTGGCAGGGTGCGGGCAGGGCCGGGGTGATTGTCACCTGGTCCGATCATCGTCCCGTCCGGCGAGCAGCGAAGGTCTTCCATGCGACTGCGCAAAGCCCTTGCCCTCACCGCCGTCCTCTCCGCCGCCCTGGTCGCCGCCACCGCCCCCACGGCCGGTGCGGACATCGGTGCCGGCGGCGGCCGCCCCGCCCCCGCGCTGCCGTCGCGCGCGGAGGCGACCTGCGGCGACGGGAAGAGCCACGCCTTCCCCATCGGGGCACGCATCCGCGGCGGCCCCGCCGTGTACCGGACCGGCGGCGAGCCGCAGACCTGGTACCTGGACCTGACCAACACCACCAACTCCAAGTGCACGGCCATCCACCCCGTCGTCGTCCTGACCGACAAGGCCCGCACACTGCGCCCCGCCCACCTGCGGATGGAGTTCGACGCACCGGGCGGCACCTTTCCCGCCAGCCTGGAGCACAGCGACCGCGACGAGATCATCGCCGTCTTCGACGGCGGCGACGCCTTCCCCGGCTTCACCGTCGGCGCAGGCGGCTCCCTGACGGTCAGGGTCGGGCTCGCCTTCTCCGACGACGCCCCCACCGGCGAGGTCGTCGCCGACGCCGCCCTCGTCCAGCGCAAGGGCGACGACGGCGAGTGGATCGGCGAGGCCGGCGGGTACCGCTTCTCCGTCGAGCGTCCGGAGGATCCGGTCGAGGCGGGTTCGCTCGCCCACACCGGCCTCCGCGAGTGGGTGTACGGCGCGAGCGCCGTGACCGCCCTCGCCGTGGGCGGCGGATTCCTGCTGGGCGCCCGCCGCCTGCGTCGTCGTTCCCTTGTTCGTTGATGGCGAATCGATGTTCGTTGATGACGAACCGCAACCGCTGATCTCGGCCCGCTGGTCTCGGCCCGCTGATCTCGCCCGCTGATCTCGGCCCGTCCCAGTCGGCGCCGCGCATGCCCCTACGGCCCGTCCGTCCCTTCCACCGCCCCGCATAGAGTCCCACCGTGGAAGAACAGACCCCGCGTCACCGCCCCGGCTCACCCGTGCGTTCCGGCATTCCCGAGCACGGCCGCATCCCCAAGTACTACGCCGTCAAGGCCCGGATCTCCGGTCTCCTCGACGAGCTCGGCGAGGGTGGCGTGCTGCCCACCGAGCGTGATCTCGCCGAGCGGTACGAGGTGTCCCGCGAGACCGTCCGCCAGGCCCTGCGCGAGCTGCTGCTGGAGGGCCGGCTGCGCCGTTCCGGCCGGGGGACCGTCGTCGCCGGACCGAAGCTGGAGCAGCCGCTCTCCCTCGCCAGCTACACCGAGGGCGTACGCCGTCAGGGGCGCCGCCCGGGCCGTCACCTCATCGGCCTGGAGGAGTTCCCCTGCCCGCCCGACCTCGCCCCCGGCATCGGCGCCGAGCCCGGCGAGCCCGTCTGGCACCTGGAGCGGGTCCTGCTGGCCGACGACGAGCGCGTCGGCCTGGAGAGCACGTACATCCGGGTGGCCCGGGCCCCCCGCCTGAACAGTGATTTCCAGCCGGACTCCTCCTTCTACGGGTACCTCCGCGACAGCCTCGGCATCTCCTTCGGCGAAGCCGACGAGAAGCTGGAGACGGTCCTGGCGACCCCCCGCGAAGCGTTGCTGATCGGCACTCCGCCGGCCCTCCCCATGCTGCTCATCCAC of the Streptomyces sp. NBC_01294 genome contains:
- a CDS encoding Gfo/Idh/MocA family oxidoreductase, encoding MSTSAPSACTAPTAPTAPTAPLRVGLIGYGLAGSIFHAPLVAATDGLVLDTVVTSAPTRQAQARTEFPDVHIAATADELWDRDLDLIVIASPNKTHVPLATTALEAGIPVVVDKPIAATAAEARALAALADRSGTFLSVFQNRRWDNDFLTLRRLIAEDDLGEIQRFESRFERWRPQLKGGWRESGAPEEVGGLLYDLGSHVVDQALVLFGPAVRVYAETDARRPGAETDDDTFLAITHANGIRSHLYVSATTAQLGPRLRVLGSRAGYVKYGLDPQEGALKEGLRPDGDLPWGEEPPHLWGRVGSGESPLTGGGTPVPTEQGDYPAYYAMVAAALREGGPNPVTAHEAAHCLDVLEAARKSSQEGVVVEIPATVSDSA
- a CDS encoding GntR family transcriptional regulator codes for the protein MEEQTPRHRPGSPVRSGIPEHGRIPKYYAVKARISGLLDELGEGGVLPTERDLAERYEVSRETVRQALRELLLEGRLRRSGRGTVVAGPKLEQPLSLASYTEGVRRQGRRPGRHLIGLEEFPCPPDLAPGIGAEPGEPVWHLERVLLADDERVGLESTYIRVARAPRLNSDFQPDSSFYGYLRDSLGISFGEADEKLETVLATPREALLIGTPPALPMLLIHRFSRDQDGRPLERVRSLYRGDRFSFTTRLRAE
- a CDS encoding ROK family transcriptional regulator, translating into MNRGSGESRGGANLPALRGYNEALLLDLLRGAGPVGLGRTELAARTGLTPQAVSKITARLGADGLVAEAGRAASTGGKPRTLLRLMPDVRHAVGVHLDRDGLRAVRVDLAGRVVAESSGPLDFGAGPEAAVEVVVRAVARVGDPGRTPLLGVGVVAPGPLDHRAGVMGRVTGFPSWKGFPLRGVLEGRLGLPVLLDKDTNAGAAAAAGAWLRAAWPDADADADADADVGRDADAGPDADADVGGPHTCVYLHVGTGLGAGLWLAGGVYRGARSAAGEFGHQVLLLDGPPCRCGARGCVEVLCLAAVARGDLPEAARILGEGAANLVALLDVDRVLLGGRVVAAAPEVFVAGVRAVLATRALDPARPVVGLAGAGVAEGAAELVLASLFGRAGG